From the Pediococcus acidilactici genome, the window ATGAAATTCTCCTGGTTGTCGACGCGATGACCGGGCAAAATGCGGTAAATACAGCGGAAGGCTTTAATGATAAGTTAGACATTACCGGGGTAATCCTGACTAAGTTAGATGGGGACACCCGTGGCGGTGCAGCTTTGTCAATCCGGGCAGTAACGGGTAAGCCAATTAAATTTGTGGGTCAAGGTGAAAAAATGGAAGACTTAGACGTCTTCCACCCGGACCGAATGGCTTCTCGAATCTTAGGCATGGGGGACATGCTTACTTTAATTGAAAAGACCCAAAAGGAATTCGACGAAAAGCAAGCAGCCGAAATGTCCCAAAAAATTCGGGAAAATACCTTTGATTTCAACGATTTCTTGGATCAAATGAACCAAGTTCAAAGTATGGGCCCGATTGAAGACATTGTGAAGATGATTCCGGGGATGGCAAATAATCCGGCATTGAAGAACATTAACGTCGATCCTAAGGATATTGAGCATACCAAAGCAATTGTCTACTCAATGACTAAACAAGAGCGCGAAAATCCGGATATTTTAAATCCTAGTCGGCGGCGCCGGATTGCTGCCGGATCAGGTCGGCCAGTGGTTGAAGTTAACCGGATGATTAAGCAGTTTAACCAAATGAAAAAAATGATGAACCAAATGTCCAAGGGAAACTTTGGCCCGATGGAGGGAATGTTTGGTAACGGCATTAAGGGCAAGTTGTCTAAGATGGCAATGAACTCGATGGTTAAGCGGAATAAAAAGAAGAAAAAGAAGCGGATGAAGAAGAATAAAAAGCGGTAATTGCCGCATTTTAACGGGATAAAAAATAAAATTTAATCTGTTAAGGAAAAAACCTTTACATCTCTTCAAATAACTGGTATATTATTACTCGTGAATAAATAGTGGAGGTGTTAACATGTCTGTAAAGATTCGTTTAAAACGTATGGGTTCGAAGAAGCGTCCTTTCTACCGTATCGTGGTTGCTGATTCACGTTCACCACGTGATGGTCGTTTTATCGCCCAAGTTGGAACATACAACCCATTAGTTGAACCAGCTGCAGTTAAGCTTGAAGAAGAAGAAATCATGAACTGGTTAAACAATGGTGCACAACCTTCGGATACGGTTAAGAATATTCTTTCTAAAGCAGGAATTATGAAGAAGTATCACGAAGCTAAATATACAAAATAGGTTTTAACCTGAAATGAAGGGCGTAAGTAAAACGGTTGTTTTATTACGCCCTTCTTTTTGTATCGGAGGAAGAATAATGAACTATTATAACGTGGCCAAAATCGTGAACACGCGTGGCTTACGCGGTGAATTAAAGGTGATCGCGTACACCGACTTTCCGGAAGAACGTTTCCAAGCCGGCACTGAACTGCAATTATTTAAAGACGCGAACGCAACGGCACCAATGCAAGCCGTAACGGTACAATCGGCAAAACCTTTTAAAGGCATGTGGTTAATCCAATTGGCCGGACTAGACTCAATCAACGAAGTTGAAAAGTTTAAGGGCATGATGCTAAAAATTGCGGAAGATCAACTCCAAGAGCTTGGTGAAGATGAATTTTACCAACACGAAATTATTGGGTTAGAGGTCGTTGAAGAAGGGCAAACTCTCGGTAAAGTTAAGGAAATTTTGTCCTACGGTCCTAACGATGTTTGGGTAGTTGAACGGCCAGGTCAAAAAGACTTATTGCTACCATACTTAAAGGACGTAGTATTAAAAGTTGATTTAGATAAAGGTGTTGTAGAAGTTGCGGTACCTGAGGGGTTAGATTAATGAAGATTGATATTTTAACTTTATTTCCGAAAATGGTTGAAGTGCCGCTCCACGAGTCAATTGTGGGGAAGGCGATTGAAAGTGACAAATTAGCCGTTGAGGTAACTGATTTTCGTGAATATTCAACTAATAAGCACAAAAATGTCGACGATTACCCTTATGGAGGCGGAGCCGGTATGCTACTGACGCCACAACCGATTTTTGACGCTATGGAGCACGTCAAAAGCCAAAATCACCAATCGGCAGGTCGGGTGATTTTAGTGGATCCAGGTGGCAAGCGTTTTAATCAAGCAATGGCGGAAGATTTTGCAAAAGAAGAGCACCTGACCTTTATCTGTGGGCATTATGAAGGCTATGATGAGCGGATTAAGACGTTGGTCGATGACGAAGTTTCGCTTGGTGATTTTGTGATTACGGGCGGGGAATTAGCGGCATTGACGATGATTGATGCAACGGTTCGTTTACTACCAGACGTGCTAGGTAACGATGAGTCTGCTGAAGATGATTCATTTTCTACGGGACTTTTAGAGTTTCCACAGTACACCCGTCCCGCTGATTTTCGAGGATTAAAAGTACCGGAGATTTTGTTGAGTGGTAACCATGGCAAGATTGACGAATGGCGACGAACGATGGCGTTGAAGAAAACGTTAGAACGTCGGCCAGATTTATTAAAAACGGCTAAATTAACGGCGGAAGATCAAAAGATCCTCCGAGAATTACAAACACCCGATATATAATGAGGATGATTGGATCTATACAATTGACGGAGGCTAGCGGGGAACTAGTCTAAAAAGCTTTGATATTTTTAGAGGTAGGTTAATTGTGTAGGTGACGGTTCATCCTCTTTTTACTAGTAACTTCTAGTTTTTTAAATTATAATGAATCTAAATAAGTTAGGGGAGTGACTTTTATGACCAAAATCTTTTCCGTTCGTAATCTTAATTACGTAGTTAACGGAACCAGAATTTTGAATTCAATCGATTTTGATGCGGAACTTGGTGATTACATTACGATAGTGGGCCCCTCCGGGTCGGGGAAAAGTACTTTTTTAAAGATTTTGGCCACGTTACTGACCCCTACAAGCGGCACGATTATGTATCACGGAGAGGATCAGCTTGCGATCCCCAAAATTGAATACCGCAAGGAGGTTTCTTACTGTTTCCAACAACCAACCTTGTTTGGCGAAACGGTTCGTGACAATCTGGCGTTTCCTTTTGAAATTCGTAACCATCCTTTTAACGCGGATAAGGCAATTAGGTCACTCGAACAGGTTGACTTAACCGCACGATTCTTAGATAAGCCGATTGTGGACCTATCGGGGGGCGAAAAGCAACGGGTGGCGTTAGTCCGCAACTTGCTTTTTCCACCTAAAGTCCTTTTGTTGGATGAAGTTACTACGGGTCTAGATGTGGACACCAAGGCAATTGTCCATCATTTAATTGAAAAAATGAACCAAAAAAGCAAAATTACGGTTTTAGCAATTACACATGACGAAGCAGAAATTAATTTAGCTCATCGTTTAGTCACGATTGAAAATGGCAGAATTGTAGGTGAACGACATGAACTTAATCGTTAGTCCTTTGGCGTTATCCTTCGCCATCATCTTAGTTATCATTGCGTTAGGAATTAATCTACACGAAAAAATTGGGTTGGAAAAGGACATGGTGATCGGGGTAATTCGGGCAGTTATCCAGCTAACCGTCGTGGGTTACGTTTTAACTTACGTTATTAAGGTTGACCGGGTCTGGTTAACCATCTTGATGGTATTGATCATCATTTTTAATGCCGCACTTAACGCGAAAAAACGGGCGGATAAAATTCCCCATGCGTTTTTTATTAGTCTCTTAGCCATTAGCGTGGCAACCGTGACAACCATTTGTTTACTAGTGTTAGCGCGGGCAATTAAGTTTACCCCCAGCCAAATCGTGCCAATTTCTGGGATGATTGCTAGTAACACCATGGTGGCAATCGGATTATGCTACCGCAGCATGAACCAAACTTTTAAAGACCAACGCCAAGGGGTTTTAGAACGGCTAGCGTTAGGGGCCAACTTGAAGCAAGCATCACGAGCGATTGTCCAAAATTCAATTAAAACCGGGATGTCGCCAACCATTGATTCCGCCAAAACAGTAGGGATTGTGAGTTTACCAGGAATGATGTCCGGATTAATTTTTGCCGGAGTCGATCCCACTAAGGCGATTCTGTACCAAATTATGGTAACTTTTATGTTGTTAGCAGCCACTAGTATTGGTAGTGTAATTGCTTGCTACATGGCGTATCCGCTTTTTTATAACGATGATTTACAGTTAAAATAACTTTGCATCAGCGGAGTGGATATGTTATTATTTTACTTGGCTTGAATGCCAACAATTAACAATGTTCCGCTGGCTCCGGGTGAGTTAAGAAGATTGGTGAAGGGAAGATTTTTTGATGAATGAATTAATCAACAAGATTACAAAAGAACAACTTCGCGACGACATTCCTGAATTCCGCGCTGGTGATACTGTTCGGGTTCACGCTAAGGTTGTTGAAGGTAACCGCGAACGGATCCAGATGTTTGAAGGGGTAGTTATCAAGCGTCATGGTTCAGGAATCAGTGCTACATACACTGTTCGTAAGATCAGTAACGGAATTGGTGTGGAACGTACATTCCCACTCCATTCACCACGTGTAGCTAAGATTGACGTTGTTCGTTACGGTCGCGTTCGTCGTGCTAAGCTTTACTACCTACGTGCATTACATGGTAAGGCAGCTCGTATTAAGGAAGACCGTCGTAAAGCTAACGCTATGAAAAATAAATAGTTTTTGACCAGCACTAAGGTTGGGTAAAGACTAGTGAAGAAACCAATTCGTTTAATCGCGAATTGGTTTCTTTTTTTTAGGTAAATTTAGCGCATAAGGGTTATTACTAACCAATTAGAAATGATTTTTATAAGTGCGGATAAATAATTGGGTTGTTTGTTAATGAAATAATGGAAAAAATTTACGAGAGTCAATTACTAAAAAATTCACTTAAAATATAGGAATAACATTGTTGCTTAATTTTTGGGATTGCCAATTAATGAAGTTTGGGTGTATATTTAATACACGATAAGACATATAAAACTAGTAAAGAACCATGAGAGTATTGGATAACAATGAAAATTGGAATACTGATTAAATTAAGGGTTGAAAGATCGTTAGGTTGAATAAAAATCATAACGCAAAAGTAAAGCCCTTAGTGACTAGTCAAAGTTTTATCACGGATCAAGGAAGTGACTTCTAAAACAGCGTAAGGGAAGTCAATAGTAGAGGAGCAAAAATAATGGCACAAAATATATTACCGTTAGGTTCGGTTGTAACGTTAAAAGATCATCCTGAAAGAGGAGAGTTGCTTATTATTTCAAGAGCGAGCGTGGTCCAGGAAGAAGCCCAAAAGGAAGCCTACTTCGATTATGGAGCGGTGCTCATCCCAGAAGGAATGATGACACCGGAAGAAGTTTACTTTTTTAATCGCGAAGACGTCGGTAAAGTGGTGTACAAAGGTTACGTTAACCACGCAGAAAAACAATTTGCCGAAAATTATGACCGGTTAATTAGTCAAACTGACATTGCGAAGGGAACAACGGATATTTTAAATGCACCAAACGCATAGTGGACTGAAAATTATGGGTCTCTTAGAAAATATTTCTGGGGTAATGAGATTCTTTAGTAAAAAAATAAGCGCGGATAACGAAGTATAAAAACAAATTTAAAAGACATCAACTGCTTAAAGGAAATTTCAATAGGCTAGCTAAAACTTAACTAGCTTAATTTCCTAATAGCAATTGATGCCTTTTTTTAATTTACTATTCTTGGATAAATTTAACGGCAGTTCCGTAAGCGGCAACCGACTGCATGTCAGTGCCGATTGAACCTGAATCAAAACGCATCATCACTACGGCATCAGCACCCATTGCCGCAGCATTTTCTCGTAAACGTTGGACTGCTATATGCCGAGATTCGTCCAACATTTTGGTGTAGTCTTTAATTTCGCCACCAACAATATTTTTTAAACCTGCTCCAATATTTCGTACTAAATTTTTAGATTGGGTGGTCAAACCAAAAACTTCTCCAATTACTTGATATTCCTTACCAGGGATACGTTCGGTGGTGGTAACTAGCATTTCTTCCATGAAGATTCCTCCTATAAGTTAGGTGATTATAAATTACGGCCGTAAATACGCATAGCCAGCAGCTTGTTTTTCTACTAACTCAACAACCCCTGAAGGGACCACTTTGGCATCGCTAATTAAGCTATCGAGACTAATTTGTCGTTGTTTTAGCGAATTCTGGCAAACGACCAACTGATCCAGGGGCTGGAGGGCGTCTTTAATTGTTGCATTTTGCGACTGGGAAGTCTGTAAAGCTGCCACTGCAGGGCCGTTAACAAGTAATTCAATTACGTTATTGGTTTCAGCGTAATGTTCGTTCAAATGGGCGAGGTTACTTAGTACCATGGGCCATTTTTCCATTTCATCGATATGCATAATTATTTTCATCAATAGTGGTCCTACCTTTCATGATGGTTGTGTACCCAACATTATAACGCGAAACAGTGCCAATAGGGAGCTTAAAGTAAGTTACACAATGAGTTCATTTGTACACCATTAACGATGTTTGGGATGTACAAAAATTACTTGACAAGCAATTCCCCGTCCTGGTGGCGATTTTAGTGTATGGGGTTAATTAATTGTGACGGTTCAAGATAATTTGTTTCAATCAGGGAAATCAATAAGAAATCCCACCATATCGGCTTTGAACGCTGTTTTTTAAAAAAATAGCAAAAAATTCACATTTTAAAAGCAATTGCGCAACGAACCTTTTCTCGCTATTCTTTTGAATATTCCTTATGTAAGGAATCGCAAGGAACACTCGGTTGAGGAGGAAATAAGAATTTGAGTATTTTAAACGCGGCAGAAATCATGGAGTTAATTCCAAACCGTTATCCAATCTTATTTATGGATTACGTTGACGAATTGGAACCAGGAAAATCAATTATCGCAACTAAAAACGTCACCATTAACGAAGAATTTTTCCAAGGACACTTTCCGGGAAATCCAGTAATGCCTGGCGTATTAATTATTGAATCGTTGGCACAGGCTGCTTCAATCTTAATTTTGAAGTCCGAAGAGTTTGCGGGAAAGACGGCGTACTTAGGAGCAATTAATAACGCTAAATTCCGCCAAATTGTTCGGCCTGGAGATGTTTTGAAATTACATGTCGAAATGATTAAGAAAAAACGCAACATGGGGGTTGTGGAAACATTTGCAACCGTCGGCGAAAAGAAAGTTTGCCAAGCTCAATTGACCTTTATTGTTGGGGCAACTGACCAGCCTAAAGCATAGTTGGTGAAGTAAATGGGATTAAAAATTATTGATTCGGCAAAGTATAGTCCGGAAAGGGTTATTACTAACGACGAACTAGCGCAAACGTTAGATACGTCGGACGAATGGATTTCGAAACGAACCGGTATCAAACGGCGGCATCGGATTGGTGAGGAAACTAATGCTGCAATGGCAACTAAGGTTGCAGAAGCTTTACTTACCAAGACGAACACGGCTCCCGAAGAAGTAGATTTGATCGTGGTGGCAACCATGTCTCCGGATTACCAAACTCCTTCAGTAGCCGCACTGGTTCAAGGCGCTCTTAAGGCTTCTAGAGCCATGGCCTTCGACATTAGTGCCGCCTGCAGTGGCTTTGTTTACGGAATGAGTGTAGTGAACCAAATGCTTCAATCGCCGAACTATCATAAGGCTTTATTAATTGGTTCAGAGGCACTGTCTCGTCTGCTAGATTGGGAAGACCGGAGTACGGCAGTTTTGTTTGGCGACTCTGCAGCGGGCGTTTTAGTCGAAAATGATCCTGCTGACCCTGCAGGATTGCTTGCCGAACGGCTAACTACTTATGGTGACTTAGGGGAACACCTCACTGCTGGTAACGTGGCTGCGTTAACTGATTCAACGCAATCTTATTTTTTTCAAATGAATGGCCGCAAGGTTTACGAATTTGCAACTAACCGGGTTCCTGAATCAATCCAAGCAGTGTTACAAGCGGCGGAAATTGATGCGAAAGACGTCAAGTATTTCCTGTTGCACCAGGCAAACGCCCGCATTATTAAAAGCGTGGCCAAACGGTTGGAACTACCGTTAGAAAAATTTCCAATCAACATCGCTGACTACGGAAATACTGCCGCAGCCAGTGAGCCACTGCTTTTAGCAGAACTGATGCAGGAACATAAAATCCAACGCGGCGACATCATCGTGTTTAGCGGCTTTGGCGGTGGCTTGACCATCGGTACTAGCATAATTAAATTTTAAAAACATATTATTTGGAGGAACATAAAATGACAAAAGAAGAAGTATTCGCAAAGGTACAAGAAGTAATCGCAGACCAATTGGAAAAGGACGCAAGCAAAATCACAATGGAAACTAGTTTTTCAGAAGATTTAGAAGCAGATAGCTTAGACATCTTTGAAGTTGTGGACCAATTAGAAGATGAATTTGATATCGACATCGATACTGACGAAAACATGGATACTGTTGGTAAATTAGTTGATTACATTATTGAAAACCAAGACTAATTCGAGGCAGTACTAAGGAGATTGCAATGATTAAAGCAGCATACTTATTTAGCGGACAAGGTCAACAGTTTGAGGGGATGGGACAAGACTTCTATAAAACGGAACCAGCTTACCGGTCCTTAGTGGATGAAGCTAGTCAGATCCTAGGTCAGAATTTTGCGGACCCCGCGGTGATGGACGACCCCGTTAACGCACAATTAGCGATTGTGATTTTTAGTTTAGGGGTAGAACGAATTTTACGCCAAGAAGAACTTCAGGCAGAAAAATTTGTGGGACTGAGCTTAGGTGAGTATTCTGCATTATTAGCGGCAGAAAGTTTTCCTTTAGCGGACGGTTTAGCCGTGATTGCAGACCGGTCGCGGTACATGAGCGAAGCTGGTAAACAAAACCCTGGAAAAATGGTAGCAGTGCTTAACGCGGAGGCCACGGTAATTGACAACGCGTTAGCGGAAGCTAGAAAAGTCGGCGACGTTTTTCCAGCAAACTATAATACGCCGAAGCAAACTGTTTTCGGGGGTAACACCACGGGAATTGAACGCTTTAGCGCAGCTCTAAAGGACGCCGGCGTAAAACGTGTTGTGCCAATCAAAATGCCGGTAGCTTCACATACCCCGTATATGGAGCCGGCTAGCATTCGTTTGGCTGAGCGATTGGAAAGCGTTCCGGTTCAGGCACCGCAAATCCCGGTTATTAGCAACACCATTAGAGCACCGTTTACCGTAAACAATTTAAAGGATACCTTAGCTAAACAGCTAACGCATCCAACTTACTTTACGGATTGTTTAAACCTGCTTGACGTTGATGAATTGGATTGTCTTATTGAAGTAGGACCTGGCAAAGCGTTGAGTGGTTTTGCGAAAAAAACGCTGAAAAAGGCGGACCTGCCAATTTTTAACGTTGACCGGGTGGAAAATTTAAATAAACTACGCGAGTTCCTAGTGACTAAACAAGCTGAGGAACCGGTTAGCTAAGGGTTTACGGACATTGATAGACATGAATAGGCTGGGAAAATTTAATTTAAGTTTTCTCAGTCTTTAATTAGGAGGCCATATTAATTGGATATTAAGGATAAAGTTGCGGTAGTTACTGGCGGAACGAAAGGAATCGGGCTTGCAATCGCTAAAGATTTAGCGCAACAAGGTGCGAAAGTCTTTATCACCGCGCGCCGGGCAGTTGAAGACGTAGCGCTACAAACCGAACTTAATGATTTAGGGATCGTCTACAAGAATTTAGACATCCGGGCTGATGACGAAGTGGGGGCATTGCTTAACGAACTTAACGAAGAGCAAGGTCACGTCGACATCGTCATTAATAACGCCGGCATCACTCGGGACAAGTTGTTAAGTCGGATGTCGTTAGAAGACTTCGAAGAGGTCATCGCAACTAATTTAGTGGGGACTTTCTCAGTTACTAAGTACGCAATGAAAATTATGCAAAAACAACGATCCGGTAATATCGTAAATATTTCTAGCATTTCGGGAACTCACGGGAATGTGGGACAGGCTAATTATTCCGCTAGTAAGGCGGGAATTGTAGGTTTGACCAAAACAACCGCTCGCGAAGGCTTGTTAAGAAATATTCGGTGCAACGCGATTGCCCCTGGGATGATCGAAACGGCGATGACAGGAAAACTAAGTGACAAGGTTCGCGCTAAGACTGAAGAAATGATTCCAATGCACCGTTTTGGGCAACCTGAAGAAATTGCCATGGCGGTAAGCTTTTTACTTAAAAATGATTACATTACTGGGCAAGTTCTGACCGTGGATGGCGGATTGACCCTTTAAATCAAGGAGGAAAATATGACTAGAAGAGTTGTTGTAACGGGAATGGGGGCACTAACCCCACTTGGTAATAGTCGGGACGCCTTTATTGAAGGGTTAAATGAATCTAAAGTAGGAATCGACCAAATTACTCATTTTGATGCTGAACCGACCGGAATTACGGTTGCTGGGGAAGTTAAAGAATTCAACGCTACCGAACGTTTAGAAAGAAAAATTGCTAAGCGGATGGATCCGTTTTCCCAGTACGCTTTGTACACCGCGGTGGAAGCCATGGAACAAGCCGATTTTAAGGATGGCGAAGTGGATCCCGAACAGATGGGGGTTATCTACGGCTCTGGAATTGGTGGGTTAACCACAATCCAAGAACAAGTAATCAAAATGAACACCAAGGGACCTAAACGAGTTTCCCCGTTGTTCGTTACTAATTCAATCACGAACATGGCGGCGGGTAATATTTCGATGTACTTTAATGCCAAAAATACTAGTCAAGCAATCGTTACGGCTTGTGCTAGCGCTAATAATGCCATTGGTAATGCGTTCCACCATATTAAAAATGGGTATGCGGACGTAATGATTACTGGTGGTGCTGAATCATCGATTAATGAAATCGGGATTGCCGGTTTTGCGGCCTTAACGGCGTTATCGACCGCGACGGATCGTTTGCGCGCTTCAATTCCATTTGATAAGGAAAGAAATGGCTTTGTCATGGGGGAAGGTGCCGCTACCTTAGTTTTAGAAGAGTACGAACATGCAAAGGCCCGTGGTGCAAACATTTTAGCAGAAATTGTCGGCTACGGAATGACTAGTGACGCTTTCCACATGACCCAGCCAGATCCTGACGGTCGCGGAGCTATCCGGGCGATGGAAATGGCCCTACAAGAAGGTGGCTTAACTCCTGCAGATGTAGACTACATTAACGCCCACGGAACCAGCACCCATGCTAATGATAGTGCGGAATCTAAAGCAATCGCGAAGGTTTTTGCTGACAATGACCATTATCAAGTAAGTAGTACCAAGTCGATGACCGGACATTTATTAGGGGCGGCAGGTGCCATTGAAGCCGTAGCCACCATCGCGGCATTGCAAAATGACGTGATGCCAGTAAACGTCGGGCTCCAAGTTAAGGATCCGGAAGTCAACATTCCGCTGGTAACGGAAGACAGCCGGCGAACAAAGGTTAACGCGGCAATCAGTAATTCCTTTGGATTTGGTGGTCATAATGCGGTATTAGCATTTAAGAGGTGAGAAAATGGAAGAGATTGATTTAGATAAATTATTGACTAAATTAGATCAATCGTCGTTTACATCGTTTGAAATTCACGACGGTGATTTTAATTTAAAGGTTAAAAAAGAAGCAGCACCGGCTAGTCAGCCCGTAATGCAAAATAATCCACCAGTAGCGGAAACAACTCCTTCCGTGCCTGAAAGTGAACCGTTAGCTGAAATTAAGGCCCCGTTTGTGGGAGTAGTTTACTTTGCTCCGGCAGAAGGCGAAGATCCATATATTCAAGAAGGTAGTACGGTTAAAAAAGGTGACACCGTGGCCTTGATTGAAGCAATGAAGATGTTTAACGAAGTTCATTCACCGATTGAAGGCGAAGTTGTCGAAATCCTGGTTGATAATGGTTCGATGGTGGAATATGACCAGCCAATCGCTCGGATTCGCGAAAAATAGGGGGCTTGGAAATGGTAAATGTACAAGACATCATTCCCCAACGGCCACCATTTCAATTAATTGACCAATTGATTAATTTAGAAGATGGCAAAAAGGCGGTTGCCCAAAAGCAAGTTACCATCAACGAATGGTTTTTCGGTCATCAAAGCGAACTATTTATGCCGGAACCATTATTAATTGAAGCACTTGCGCAAACGGGGGCCTGTGCACTACTATCAGCACCCGAATTTGTAGGCAAAAACGCCTTTTTTGGCGGGATTAAGTCGGCAAACTTTAACCAACGGGTAGTTCCCGGAAACGAGTTAACCCTAACCGTGGAATTAACCAAGTTGAAGCGTCAAATTGGGACGGGCCACGGGGTGATTGAAAATGAGCGACATGAAGTGGTTTGTGAAGCTGATTTAACTTTCATCGTGGGCTAGAAAGAGGAGAGTATTGATGTTTCAAAAAGTTTTAGTAGCCAACCGGGGTGAAATTGCGGTACAGATTATTCGTTCGTTACACGAGCTAGATATTCAGGCAGTGGCAGTTTATTCTACCGCAGATGAAAATAGTCTCTTTGTACGCCTCGCGGATGAAGCAGTCTGTATTGGTGGTCCCCAACCAGCGGAATCGTACCTAAATACTTTTAACATTGTTAACGCAGCCATTTTAACCGGCTGTGACGCAATTCATCCGGGCTATGGCTTTTTATCAGAAAATGCTGAATTTGCGCGGTTGTGTGAAGAAAGTAATTTAAAATTTATCGGACCAAGTTACCAAACGATCGAGTTGATGGGTAATAAATCGCGGGCCCGTGAAACCATGATTAGTGCGAACGTACCGGTTATCCCAGGTAGTAACGGGATGGTGCGGGATTTAGAAAACGCCATGGTGGTTGCGGAGCAGATCGGTTATCCCGTAATGCTAAAGGCGGCCGACGGTGGTGGCGGAAAGGGAATCCGGCGAATTAATTCACCAGACGAACTGAAAAAAGCCTACCAAGCGGCGCAACGTGAAGCACAAACTTCTTTTGGTAACGCAGATTTATACCTAGAAAAAATTATTGAAAACGCCAAGCACATTGAAATGCAAGTGATTGCCGACCAGTATGGACACTACGTTTTCTTACCGGAACGAGATTGTTCGCTTCAGCGGACTAATCAAAAGGTGATTGAAGAAACCCCTTGCGCAGTAATCTCTCACACGGAACGGGAAACTTTAGGTGAAATTGTGGTTCGGGCGGCTAAGGCAATTAAATACTACAACACCGGCACCATTGAATTCCTTATGGATCAAGATCACCATTTTTACTTCATGGAAATGAACACCCGCCTACAAGTG encodes:
- the ffh gene encoding signal recognition particle protein → MAFEGLTERLQKTFNNLRKKGKVTEADLRDTMREIRLALLEADVNFTVVKKFVKTVREKALGSDILEGLNPAQQIVKLVNDELVKMMGTEASPLNQAPKIPTIIMMAGLQGAGKTTTTGKLALKLKNEKKARPLLIAADVYRPAAIDQLVQVGEQIGVPVYQEGTDVSPVEIVRHGLEQAAENKNDYVFIDTAGRLQIDEKLMQELADIKELAHPDEILLVVDAMTGQNAVNTAEGFNDKLDITGVILTKLDGDTRGGAALSIRAVTGKPIKFVGQGEKMEDLDVFHPDRMASRILGMGDMLTLIEKTQKEFDEKQAAEMSQKIRENTFDFNDFLDQMNQVQSMGPIEDIVKMIPGMANNPALKNINVDPKDIEHTKAIVYSMTKQERENPDILNPSRRRRIAAGSGRPVVEVNRMIKQFNQMKKMMNQMSKGNFGPMEGMFGNGIKGKLSKMAMNSMVKRNKKKKKKRMKKNKKR
- the rpsP gene encoding 30S ribosomal protein S16, encoding MSVKIRLKRMGSKKRPFYRIVVADSRSPRDGRFIAQVGTYNPLVEPAAVKLEEEEIMNWLNNGAQPSDTVKNILSKAGIMKKYHEAKYTK
- the rimM gene encoding ribosome maturation factor RimM (Essential for efficient processing of 16S rRNA) translates to MNYYNVAKIVNTRGLRGELKVIAYTDFPEERFQAGTELQLFKDANATAPMQAVTVQSAKPFKGMWLIQLAGLDSINEVEKFKGMMLKIAEDQLQELGEDEFYQHEIIGLEVVEEGQTLGKVKEILSYGPNDVWVVERPGQKDLLLPYLKDVVLKVDLDKGVVEVAVPEGLD
- the trmD gene encoding tRNA (guanosine(37)-N1)-methyltransferase TrmD; translated protein: MKIDILTLFPKMVEVPLHESIVGKAIESDKLAVEVTDFREYSTNKHKNVDDYPYGGGAGMLLTPQPIFDAMEHVKSQNHQSAGRVILVDPGGKRFNQAMAEDFAKEEHLTFICGHYEGYDERIKTLVDDEVSLGDFVITGGELAALTMIDATVRLLPDVLGNDESAEDDSFSTGLLEFPQYTRPADFRGLKVPEILLSGNHGKIDEWRRTMALKKTLERRPDLLKTAKLTAEDQKILRELQTPDI
- a CDS encoding ATP-binding cassette domain-containing protein encodes the protein MTKIFSVRNLNYVVNGTRILNSIDFDAELGDYITIVGPSGSGKSTFLKILATLLTPTSGTIMYHGEDQLAIPKIEYRKEVSYCFQQPTLFGETVRDNLAFPFEIRNHPFNADKAIRSLEQVDLTARFLDKPIVDLSGGEKQRVALVRNLLFPPKVLLLDEVTTGLDVDTKAIVHHLIEKMNQKSKITVLAITHDEAEINLAHRLVTIENGRIVGERHELNR
- the fetB gene encoding iron export ABC transporter permease subunit FetB; its protein translation is MNLIVSPLALSFAIILVIIALGINLHEKIGLEKDMVIGVIRAVIQLTVVGYVLTYVIKVDRVWLTILMVLIIIFNAALNAKKRADKIPHAFFISLLAISVATVTTICLLVLARAIKFTPSQIVPISGMIASNTMVAIGLCYRSMNQTFKDQRQGVLERLALGANLKQASRAIVQNSIKTGMSPTIDSAKTVGIVSLPGMMSGLIFAGVDPTKAILYQIMVTFMLLAATSIGSVIACYMAYPLFYNDDLQLK
- the rplS gene encoding 50S ribosomal protein L19, yielding MNELINKITKEQLRDDIPEFRAGDTVRVHAKVVEGNRERIQMFEGVVIKRHGSGISATYTVRKISNGIGVERTFPLHSPRVAKIDVVRYGRVRRAKLYYLRALHGKAARIKEDRRKANAMKNK
- a CDS encoding DUF4176 domain-containing protein; amino-acid sequence: MAQNILPLGSVVTLKDHPERGELLIISRASVVQEEAQKEAYFDYGAVLIPEGMMTPEEVYFFNREDVGKVVYKGYVNHAEKQFAENYDRLISQTDIAKGTTDILNAPNA
- a CDS encoding heavy metal-binding domain-containing protein, which codes for MEEMLVTTTERIPGKEYQVIGEVFGLTTQSKNLVRNIGAGLKNIVGGEIKDYTKMLDESRHIAVQRLRENAAAMGADAVVMMRFDSGSIGTDMQSVAAYGTAVKFIQE
- a CDS encoding DsrE family protein; translation: MKIIMHIDEMEKWPMVLSNLAHLNEHYAETNNVIELLVNGPAVAALQTSQSQNATIKDALQPLDQLVVCQNSLKQRQISLDSLISDAKVVPSGVVELVEKQAAGYAYLRP
- the fabZ gene encoding 3-hydroxyacyl-ACP dehydratase FabZ — its product is MSILNAAEIMELIPNRYPILFMDYVDELEPGKSIIATKNVTINEEFFQGHFPGNPVMPGVLIIESLAQAASILILKSEEFAGKTAYLGAINNAKFRQIVRPGDVLKLHVEMIKKKRNMGVVETFATVGEKKVCQAQLTFIVGATDQPKA